One Temnothorax longispinosus isolate EJ_2023e chromosome 8, Tlon_JGU_v1, whole genome shotgun sequence genomic region harbors:
- the LOC139817437 gene encoding uncharacterized protein isoform X2 yields the protein MTNLGSNSNDGGKPRETVILVLKEERFEVEKQKLIDKSQYFDALLSMNYLEYGQTEHIINYDISPIVLKDFIDWIHHDKIIFTSATSYNIEEIRSLDRLLILLELSVLFATDKLIEDITDRLERHFMSPKYVIDIWLLAQELNINVLRDLSLAVCLDRFDELPLDSICELSKKHFIRLIGNINLRATESHLLDITREWMNHHHDFTVSLDIIENKKAKILQGVMSCENINDVVEKSHVTGRPLEGVQITARRYDLYLCGGEYGIGSKKFNKNVWRYSLISKKWILETVMPVERRHMITVFLKDKLYLVGGVGRLRQDRQTIDIYDIYTGVWTSSRAKITSFTGVPQHFIFNDKLIIQQNNTNMIYHMYFPDEDVCETLSAFISCTPNINANISESYGIRILRHTTADIPILTLKHMSCYIDVVDQDEMALKVVTETCNVEGCNNIINTFLKSYHERVEGRDIYKEENSDLYYLLHAKCAEWFLTPFFHFTHSFNYKDRPAILLCKGTDERDPLRKLHLHSIPIQEPRKFRSLLLTKKNLTKKLFNIHHPAYLHTTNLDHI from the exons ATGACA AATCTGGGAAGTAATAGTAATGACGGCGGGAAACCGCGCGAAACAGTGATATTGGTTCTCAAAGAGGAACGATTCGAGGTTGAGAAGCAAAAATTGATCGACAAGAGTCAGTATTTTGATGCACTTTTGTCCATGAACTATCTAGAATATGGCCAGACCGAACACATCATCAACTATGACATTTCCCCGATTGTGTTGAAG GATTTTATTGATTGGATTCATCATGACAAAATCATATTTACATCTGCGACAAGTTATAATATCGAAGAGATAAGATCGCTCGATCGTCTCTTGATTCTATTAGAATTGAGCGTTCTATTTGCAacagataaattaatagaagataTAACCGACAGGCTTGAGAGACACTTTATGTCACCAAAATATGTAATTGACATTTGGTTACTGGCACAAGaacttaatattaatgtgCTACGAGATCTTTCTTTGGCTGTTTGCTTAGATCGTTTCGATGAACTGCCACTCGATTCAATTTGTGAGTTGTCgaaaaagcattttataaGGTTAATTGGAAACATCAATTTAAGAGCTACAGAATCTCATTTGCTTGATATTACACGCGAGTGGATGAACCATCATCAT GATTTTACAGTTTCTTTAGATATCATTGAAAATAAGAAAGCAAAAATTTTACAGGGTGTTATGTCTTGTGAGAATATTAATG ATGTTGTTGAGAAGAGTCACGTTACTGGTAGACCACTCGAAGGAGTGCAGATCACTGCCAGAA GATACGATTTATATCTTTGTGGTGGAGAATATGGTATTGGTTCAAAAAagtttaacaaaaatgtatgGCGTTATTCTTTGATATCTAAGAAATGGATTCTTGAGACAGT tatgccAGTTGAGAGAAGACATATGATTACCGTGtttttgaaagacaaattatATCTTGTGGGCGGTGTGGGGCGGCTTCGACAAGACCGGCAGACTATTGATATCTACGATATTTATACag GTGTGTGGACATCATCACGTGCGAAGATAACATCTTTTACAGGTGTTCCTcaacatttcatttttaatgataaattaattatacaacaGAATAATACTAATATGATTTACCATATGTATTTTCCTGATGAAGATGTATGTGAAACTTTGAGTGCATTTATCTCATGTACACCTAACATAAATGCCAACATATCAGAATCATACGGAATACGGATCCTTAGACATACGACAGCCGACATACCAATACTGACCCTTAAACATATGTCATGTTACATtg ATGTTGTTGACCAAGATGAAATGGCTTTAAAAGTTGTCACAGAGACATGCAACGTGGAAggttgtaataatataataaataccttTTTGAAATCATACCATGAAAGGGTGGAGgggagagatatatataaagaagaaaactctgatttatattacttattgcaTGCAAAGTGCGCTGAATGGTTTCTAACTCCATTCTTTCACTTCACTCATTCTTTCAATTATAAAGACCGACCAGCAATACTATTATGTAAAGGTACTGACGAGAGAGACCCCTTAAGGAAGTTACACCTGCATAGTATTCCTATTCAAGAACCAAGAAAGTTCCGTTCCTTGTTACTTACCAAGAAGAACTTAactaaaaaactttttaatatacatcATCCAGCTTACTTGCACACAACAAACTTGGATCATATTTGA
- the LOC139817810 gene encoding atlastin-like: MDAQMQDMDLVDGGRPVQVVLAHPDHTFELDEAALSEILLHDDVKDRNVVVVSVVGAFRKGKSFLLDFFLRYMTNKYTLQNDTDSWLGADDEPLSGFSWRGGSERDTTGILMWSKVYPATLANGEKIAVILMDTQGAFDSQSTVRDCATVFALSTMLSSVQIYNLSQNVQEDDLQHLQLFTEYGRLALESSESTPFQKLQFLVRDWAYPYEADYGANGGKKLLDKRLEISDRQHPELQSLRKHIKSCFSDISCFLMPHPGLEIATNPRFDGRLSEIQAEFKKQLKVLIPMILAPENLVTKKINSQVVKAKDLLEYLKSYINLYKRDELPEPKSVFMATAEANNLTAVAEAKDLYLQMMDNVCGGAKLFLATADLESEHQHCMDTALRQFQNKRKMGGKEFSQIYMEKLIKNMDKTFSQFKAHNESKYKPALQPTVFLEQTCRKTAKKLLPIVLATATATIAILKAQLELQAQIWQQ, from the exons ATGGATGCACAAATGCAAGACATGGACCTGGTGGATGGTGGGCGACCTGTGCAAGTGGTACTTGCCCATCCAGATCATACCTTCGAATTAGATGAAGCTGCATTGTCAGAAATTCTCCTACATGACGACGTGAAAGATAGAAATGTAGTTGTGGTATCTGTTGTGGGTGCCTTCAGAAAAGGCAAAAGTTTCCTTCTTGACTTTTTTCTTCGTTATATGACCAACAAA TACACGTTACAAAACGATACTGATTCCTGGTTGGGTGCCGATGACGAGCCACTTAGTGGTTTTTCATGGAGGGGAGGTTCCGAGAGGGATACCACGGGAATATTGATGTGGTCGAAGGTTTATCCTGCTACTTTGGCGAACGGTGAAAAGATCGCTGTGATTCTTATGGACACTCAAGGCGCTTTCGACAGTCAATCGACAGTGCGGGACTGCGCGACCGTGTTCGCGTTGAGTACGATGCTGTCCTCTGTGCAAATATACAATCTGTCGCAAAATGTTCAGGAGGATGATCTTCAGCACCTACAGTTGTTCACCGAGTACGGTAGATTGGCACTGGAAAGCTCCGAGAGCACGCCCTtccaaaaattgcaatttttagtCAGAGACTGGGCTTATCCGTACGAGGCCGATTACGGTGCAAACGGCGGGAAGAAATTGCTCGACAAGAGACTGGAAATTTCCGACAGGCAGCATCCGGAATTACAGAGCTTGCGAAAGCACATTAAGTCCTGCTTTTCGGACATATCGTGTTTCCTCATGCCGCATCCCGGTCTCGAGATTGCGACGAATCCGAGATTCGACGGTAGATTATCCGAGATACAGGCAGAGTTCAAAAAACAGTTGAAAGTGCTCATACCGATGATACTGGCGCCGGAAAATCTGGTGACCAAGAAGATCAACAGTCAAGTCGTGAAAGCGAAAGATCTGTTGGAATATTTGAAGAGTTACATCAATCTATACAAAAGAGATGAACTTCCCGAACCGAAAAGCGTGTTTAtg GCCACAGCAGAAGCTAACAATTTAACCGCTGTAGCAGAGGCTAAAGATTTATACCTTCAGATGATGGACAACGTGTGCGGTGGAGCGAAACTGTTTTTAGCGACCGCTGACTTAGAATCCGAACATCAACACTGTATGGACACAGCTCTTCGTCAATTCCAGAATAAACGAAAAATGGGCGGAAAAGAATTTAGTCaaatatatatggaaaaaTTGATTAAG AATATGGATAAGACTTTTTCGCAATTTAAGGCGCACAATGAGAGCAAATATAAACCAGCACTGCAGCCAACAGTGTTTTTAGAGCAAACATGCCGAAAAACTGCCAAAAAACTGCTGCCAATAGTGCTTGCAACCGCTACT GCAACGATAGCGATTTTAAAAGCACAGCTTGAATTGCAGGCACAAATTTGGCAGCAGTAA
- the LOC139817812 gene encoding uncharacterized protein → MRLSHIENHIDQQLTLMGIIAKTVDNLLTIGRENVMPHMVHTRLADLQDNWDQFSIRHHAIGMAVRGLNAEERLSVINHAYFSEGLFSKTNQSYLREIDKLNSLLAPEHPAPEQVSATPTTFTQPLSREQESVPPSTSTQFRSNNPDYHYHSRLPEIELPKFDGVQSNWLSFKDLFSSIVIKRPSLTSVEKLQYLKTRLSGSAALLLKNTTLTSDNFQKAWDALIAFYENTRLLVNEALQALFSLKRMTKESHKEMETLYTNLTQIYRTLETLQRPVETWDDVFVFTAVQRLDSESVKAWENHLGSAKQPPTWDQFKNFLFNRLHSLQAFEKCRMVKWTPRSQSSASSHFQDKSNDDKAAKTNSCVICSATHYVAHYPQYTSKTIEQRMAIIAKHKLCFNCLGLHRASACRVTKRCLKCGSKHHTTIHKVKGKQTNSDQATAKAEPQADSSSTSTKEQASQSTSTNTNAKAVNSTSVSQLTSVLLATAQIIIEGPNGEFTKARALIDQGSEISLITERIVQRLNLPRRHSFIPLIGIGAEKTRKTRGIVNFKFKPHFNSEYEGSICAHILPKLTASLPSLRCEESAWEHLKNLQFADPKFTVPGSIDVILGADIYSHLIEEGIVKGAVDTPLAQCTN, encoded by the coding sequence ATGAGACTCAGTCATATTGAAAATCATATAGATCAACAGCTCACCCTGATGGGCATAATTGCAAAAACGGTTGATAATTTATTGACTATTGGGCGGGAAAATGTTATGCCGCATATGGTGCACACGCGTCTTGCAGATCTACAAGATAACTGGGATCAGTTCTCGATACGACACCATGCCATCGGAATGGCTGTGCGCGGATTAAATGCAGAGGAAAGATTAAGTGTAATCAATCACGCGTATTTTTCGGAAGGCTTGTTTTCAAAGACGAATCAAAGCTACCTTCGGGAAATAGATAAGTTAAATTCTCTACTCGCGCCTGAGCATCCCGCGCCGGAACAAGTTTCAGCAACGCCTACGACTTTTACTCAACCTCTTTCGCGAGAACAAGAGTCAGTACCGCCTTCGACTTCTACGCAATTTCGTTCGAATAATCCAGATTACCATTATCATTCACGTTTGCCGGAAATCGAGTTGCCCAAGTTTGACGGAGTGCAGTCTAATTGGTTATCCTTTAAGGATCTATTTAGTTCAATTGTTATAAAACGCCCTTCATTGACCTCTGTCGAGAAATTACAGTATTTAAAAACGAGATTGTCCGGATCAGCTGCcttattacttaaaaatactACGCTCACCTCTGACAATTTTCAAAAGGCTTGGGATGCCTTAATTGCGTTTTACGAAAACACTAGATTACTTGTTAACGAGGCTCTTCAAGccttattttctttgaaaCGCATGACGAAGGAGTCACATAAGGAAATGGAAACGCTTTATACTAATCTCACTCAGATATATCGTACGCTGGAAACTTTACAACGCCCTGTAGAAACTTGGGATGATGTATTTGTTTTCACTGCCGTTCAACGTCTAGATTCGGAATCGGTAAAGGCTTGGGAGAATCACTTAGGATCGGCTAAACAGCCCCCCACTTGGGATCAATTCAAGAACTTCTTGTTCAATCGTCTGCATTCCCTACAAGCATTTGAAAAATGCAGAATGGTAAAATGGACACCCCGCTCACAATCTTCCGCCTCATCCCACTTTCAAGATAAATCGAACGACGATAAAGCTGCAAAGACGAATTCTTGCGTAATTTGTTCGGCGACACATTACGTAGCACATTACCCTCAGTACACTTCTAAAACCATTGAGCAACGTATGGCTATCATAGCGAAGCACAAATTATGTTTCAATTGCCTTGGTTTACACCGAGCATCGGCATGTCGCGTAACTAAGAGATGTCTGAAATGTGGAAGCAAACACCACACCACCATTCACAAAGTCAAAGGAAAACAGACCAATTCGGATCAAGCTACGGCCAAGGCCGAACCACAGGCGGATTCATCTTCTACTTCTACGAAGGAACAGGCGTCACAGTCTACTTCTACCAATACGAATGCAAAGGCTGTGAATTCCACTTCGGTCTCACAATTAACATCTGTATTATTAGCCACGGCGCAGATCATAATCGAGGGCCCCAACGGGGAATTTACTAAGGCTCGTGCGTTAATAGATCAAGGATCAGAGATTTCCTTAATAACGGAAAGAATTGTACAACGGTTAAACCTACCGAGAAGACATTCGTTTATTCCTTTGATTGGAATAGGAGCTGAGAAAACCCGTAAAACAAGAGGAATTGTGAATTTCAAGTTTAAGCCACATTTCAACAGCGAGTACGAAGGGTCTATTTGTGCTCACATCTTACCAAAACTAACAGCTTCGTTACCTTCTTTGCGTTGTGAAGAATCAGCATGGGAGCatctgaaaaatttacaatttgcaGACCCTAAATTTACAGTTCCAGGTTCTATAGACGTAATTCTGGGAGCAGACATTTATAGTCATCTCATTGAAGAAGGAATTGTTAAGGGAGCTGTGGATACTCCACTCGCACAATGCACAAATTAG
- the LOC139817814 gene encoding uncharacterized protein: METVPFSNNSSLTAEDQQCELHFQSTHTRDASGRYQVRLPFKQPANKLGDSRMKAVQVLNSLSKRLISDSRYAEAYQGFMDEFERLQHMTLVPESDPESQLVYYLPHHGVLRENDLNRIRVVFNGSSLTTTGCSLNDLLHTGAKLQINVFDVLVWWRRFPYVFSFDMVKMFRQILIHPEDRDFQRILWILRSKGIITIRTFRLNTVTYGFICSPFLALRTVIQLIKDEDMEYPLAVPVLDKGRG; this comes from the coding sequence ATGGAAACGGTCCCTTTCTCGAATAATTCGTCATTAACTGCTGAGGATCAGCAATGCGAATTGCACTTTCAATCTACGCATACTAGAGATGCCAGTGGACGTTATCAAGTTCGACTGCCTTTTAAACAACCGGCCAACAAATTAGGCGATTCTCGTATGAAAGCCGTTCAGGTGCTGAATAGTCTGTCAAAACGATTAATTTCAGATTCTAGGTACGCGGAAGCTTATCAGGGGTTTATGGACGAATTCGAAAGGTTGCAACACATGACACTCGTTCCAGAATCCGATCCGGAATCTCAATTAGTATACTACTTACCACATCACGGAGTCTTACGGGAAAACGATCTTAATAGAATCCGAGTAGTCTTTAATGGCTCAAGCCTTACAACAACAGGATGTTCTCTGAATGATCTGCTACATACAGGAGCTAAACTTCAAATTAACGTATTCGATGTTCTGGTTTGGTGGCGACGATTTCCTTATGTCTTTTCGTTCGATATGGTAAAAATGTTTCGTCAAATTCTGATACATCCCGAAGATCGGGACTTTCAACGAATTTTGTGGATTCTTCGATCAAAAGGAATCATTACCATTAGAACTTTTAGACTGAACACTGTGACTTACGGATTTATCTGTTCCCCATTCTTAGCCCTTCGGACAGTGATACAATTGATCAAGGATGAAGATATGGAGTATCCTCTTGCGGTTCCAGTTTTGGATAAAGGCCGTGGATGA
- the LOC139817437 gene encoding uncharacterized protein isoform X1: MTNLGSNSNDGGKPRETVILVLKEERFEVEKQKLIDKSQYFDALLSMNYLEYGQTEHIINYDISPIVLKDFIDWIHHDKIIFTSATSYNIEEIRSLDRLLILLELSVLFATDKLIEDITDRLERHFMSPKYVIDIWLLAQELNINVLRDLSLAVCLDRFDELPLDSICELSKKHFIRLIGNINLRATESHLLDITREWMNHHHDFTVSLDIIENKKAKILQGVMSCENINGEQYIHCWDGNDFFELTSFEYPTDVVEKSHVTGRPLEGVQITARRYDLYLCGGEYGIGSKKFNKNVWRYSLISKKWILETVMPVERRHMITVFLKDKLYLVGGVGRLRQDRQTIDIYDIYTGVWTSSRAKITSFTGVPQHFIFNDKLIIQQNNTNMIYHMYFPDEDVCETLSAFISCTPNINANISESYGIRILRHTTADIPILTLKHMSCYIDVVDQDEMALKVVTETCNVEGCNNIINTFLKSYHERVEGRDIYKEENSDLYYLLHAKCAEWFLTPFFHFTHSFNYKDRPAILLCKGTDERDPLRKLHLHSIPIQEPRKFRSLLLTKKNLTKKLFNIHHPAYLHTTNLDHI; the protein is encoded by the exons ATGACA AATCTGGGAAGTAATAGTAATGACGGCGGGAAACCGCGCGAAACAGTGATATTGGTTCTCAAAGAGGAACGATTCGAGGTTGAGAAGCAAAAATTGATCGACAAGAGTCAGTATTTTGATGCACTTTTGTCCATGAACTATCTAGAATATGGCCAGACCGAACACATCATCAACTATGACATTTCCCCGATTGTGTTGAAG GATTTTATTGATTGGATTCATCATGACAAAATCATATTTACATCTGCGACAAGTTATAATATCGAAGAGATAAGATCGCTCGATCGTCTCTTGATTCTATTAGAATTGAGCGTTCTATTTGCAacagataaattaatagaagataTAACCGACAGGCTTGAGAGACACTTTATGTCACCAAAATATGTAATTGACATTTGGTTACTGGCACAAGaacttaatattaatgtgCTACGAGATCTTTCTTTGGCTGTTTGCTTAGATCGTTTCGATGAACTGCCACTCGATTCAATTTGTGAGTTGTCgaaaaagcattttataaGGTTAATTGGAAACATCAATTTAAGAGCTACAGAATCTCATTTGCTTGATATTACACGCGAGTGGATGAACCATCATCAT GATTTTACAGTTTCTTTAGATATCATTGAAAATAAGAAAGCAAAAATTTTACAGGGTGTTATGTCTTGTGAGAATATTAATGGTGAACAATATATTCATTGCTGGGATGGTAATGATTTTTTTGAGCTAACCTCATTCGAATATCCTACAGATGTTGTTGAGAAGAGTCACGTTACTGGTAGACCACTCGAAGGAGTGCAGATCACTGCCAGAA GATACGATTTATATCTTTGTGGTGGAGAATATGGTATTGGTTCAAAAAagtttaacaaaaatgtatgGCGTTATTCTTTGATATCTAAGAAATGGATTCTTGAGACAGT tatgccAGTTGAGAGAAGACATATGATTACCGTGtttttgaaagacaaattatATCTTGTGGGCGGTGTGGGGCGGCTTCGACAAGACCGGCAGACTATTGATATCTACGATATTTATACag GTGTGTGGACATCATCACGTGCGAAGATAACATCTTTTACAGGTGTTCCTcaacatttcatttttaatgataaattaattatacaacaGAATAATACTAATATGATTTACCATATGTATTTTCCTGATGAAGATGTATGTGAAACTTTGAGTGCATTTATCTCATGTACACCTAACATAAATGCCAACATATCAGAATCATACGGAATACGGATCCTTAGACATACGACAGCCGACATACCAATACTGACCCTTAAACATATGTCATGTTACATtg ATGTTGTTGACCAAGATGAAATGGCTTTAAAAGTTGTCACAGAGACATGCAACGTGGAAggttgtaataatataataaataccttTTTGAAATCATACCATGAAAGGGTGGAGgggagagatatatataaagaagaaaactctgatttatattacttattgcaTGCAAAGTGCGCTGAATGGTTTCTAACTCCATTCTTTCACTTCACTCATTCTTTCAATTATAAAGACCGACCAGCAATACTATTATGTAAAGGTACTGACGAGAGAGACCCCTTAAGGAAGTTACACCTGCATAGTATTCCTATTCAAGAACCAAGAAAGTTCCGTTCCTTGTTACTTACCAAGAAGAACTTAactaaaaaactttttaatatacatcATCCAGCTTACTTGCACACAACAAACTTGGATCATATTTGA
- the LOC139817437 gene encoding uncharacterized protein isoform X3, whose translation MTNLGSNSNDGGKPRETVILVLKEERFEVEKQKLIDKSQYFDALLSMNYLEYGQTEHIINYDISPIVLKDFIDWIHHDKIIFTSATSYNIEEIRSLDRLLILLELSVLFATDKLIEDITDRLERHFMSPKYVIDIWLLAQELNINVLRDLSLAVCLDRFDELPLDSICELSKKHFIRLIGNINLRATESHLLDITREWMNHHHDFTVSLDIIENKKAKILQGVMSCENINGEQYIHCWDGNDFFELTSFEYPTDVVEKSHVTGRPLEGVQITARRYDLYLCGGEYGIGSKKFNKNVWRYSLISKKWILETVMPVERRHMITVFLKDKLYLVGGVGRLRQDRQTIDIYDIYTGVWTSSRAKITSFTDVCETLSAFISCTPNINANISESYGIRILRHTTADIPILTLKHMSCYIDVVDQDEMALKVVTETCNVEGCNNIINTFLKSYHERVEGRDIYKEENSDLYYLLHAKCAEWFLTPFFHFTHSFNYKDRPAILLCKGTDERDPLRKLHLHSIPIQEPRKFRSLLLTKKNLTKKLFNIHHPAYLHTTNLDHI comes from the exons ATGACA AATCTGGGAAGTAATAGTAATGACGGCGGGAAACCGCGCGAAACAGTGATATTGGTTCTCAAAGAGGAACGATTCGAGGTTGAGAAGCAAAAATTGATCGACAAGAGTCAGTATTTTGATGCACTTTTGTCCATGAACTATCTAGAATATGGCCAGACCGAACACATCATCAACTATGACATTTCCCCGATTGTGTTGAAG GATTTTATTGATTGGATTCATCATGACAAAATCATATTTACATCTGCGACAAGTTATAATATCGAAGAGATAAGATCGCTCGATCGTCTCTTGATTCTATTAGAATTGAGCGTTCTATTTGCAacagataaattaatagaagataTAACCGACAGGCTTGAGAGACACTTTATGTCACCAAAATATGTAATTGACATTTGGTTACTGGCACAAGaacttaatattaatgtgCTACGAGATCTTTCTTTGGCTGTTTGCTTAGATCGTTTCGATGAACTGCCACTCGATTCAATTTGTGAGTTGTCgaaaaagcattttataaGGTTAATTGGAAACATCAATTTAAGAGCTACAGAATCTCATTTGCTTGATATTACACGCGAGTGGATGAACCATCATCAT GATTTTACAGTTTCTTTAGATATCATTGAAAATAAGAAAGCAAAAATTTTACAGGGTGTTATGTCTTGTGAGAATATTAATGGTGAACAATATATTCATTGCTGGGATGGTAATGATTTTTTTGAGCTAACCTCATTCGAATATCCTACAGATGTTGTTGAGAAGAGTCACGTTACTGGTAGACCACTCGAAGGAGTGCAGATCACTGCCAGAA GATACGATTTATATCTTTGTGGTGGAGAATATGGTATTGGTTCAAAAAagtttaacaaaaatgtatgGCGTTATTCTTTGATATCTAAGAAATGGATTCTTGAGACAGT tatgccAGTTGAGAGAAGACATATGATTACCGTGtttttgaaagacaaattatATCTTGTGGGCGGTGTGGGGCGGCTTCGACAAGACCGGCAGACTATTGATATCTACGATATTTATACag GTGTGTGGACATCATCACGTGCGAAGATAACATCTTTTACAG ATGTATGTGAAACTTTGAGTGCATTTATCTCATGTACACCTAACATAAATGCCAACATATCAGAATCATACGGAATACGGATCCTTAGACATACGACAGCCGACATACCAATACTGACCCTTAAACATATGTCATGTTACATtg ATGTTGTTGACCAAGATGAAATGGCTTTAAAAGTTGTCACAGAGACATGCAACGTGGAAggttgtaataatataataaataccttTTTGAAATCATACCATGAAAGGGTGGAGgggagagatatatataaagaagaaaactctgatttatattacttattgcaTGCAAAGTGCGCTGAATGGTTTCTAACTCCATTCTTTCACTTCACTCATTCTTTCAATTATAAAGACCGACCAGCAATACTATTATGTAAAGGTACTGACGAGAGAGACCCCTTAAGGAAGTTACACCTGCATAGTATTCCTATTCAAGAACCAAGAAAGTTCCGTTCCTTGTTACTTACCAAGAAGAACTTAactaaaaaactttttaatatacatcATCCAGCTTACTTGCACACAACAAACTTGGATCATATTTGA
- the LOC139817437 gene encoding uncharacterized protein isoform X4, whose amino-acid sequence MSPKYVIDIWLLAQELNINVLRDLSLAVCLDRFDELPLDSICELSKKHFIRLIGNINLRATESHLLDITREWMNHHHDFTVSLDIIENKKAKILQGVMSCENINGEQYIHCWDGNDFFELTSFEYPTDVVEKSHVTGRPLEGVQITARRYDLYLCGGEYGIGSKKFNKNVWRYSLISKKWILETVMPVERRHMITVFLKDKLYLVGGVGRLRQDRQTIDIYDIYTGVWTSSRAKITSFTGVPQHFIFNDKLIIQQNNTNMIYHMYFPDEDVCETLSAFISCTPNINANISESYGIRILRHTTADIPILTLKHMSCYIDVVDQDEMALKVVTETCNVEGCNNIINTFLKSYHERVEGRDIYKEENSDLYYLLHAKCAEWFLTPFFHFTHSFNYKDRPAILLCKGTDERDPLRKLHLHSIPIQEPRKFRSLLLTKKNLTKKLFNIHHPAYLHTTNLDHI is encoded by the exons ATGTCACCAAAATATGTAATTGACATTTGGTTACTGGCACAAGaacttaatattaatgtgCTACGAGATCTTTCTTTGGCTGTTTGCTTAGATCGTTTCGATGAACTGCCACTCGATTCAATTTGTGAGTTGTCgaaaaagcattttataaGGTTAATTGGAAACATCAATTTAAGAGCTACAGAATCTCATTTGCTTGATATTACACGCGAGTGGATGAACCATCATCAT GATTTTACAGTTTCTTTAGATATCATTGAAAATAAGAAAGCAAAAATTTTACAGGGTGTTATGTCTTGTGAGAATATTAATGGTGAACAATATATTCATTGCTGGGATGGTAATGATTTTTTTGAGCTAACCTCATTCGAATATCCTACAGATGTTGTTGAGAAGAGTCACGTTACTGGTAGACCACTCGAAGGAGTGCAGATCACTGCCAGAA GATACGATTTATATCTTTGTGGTGGAGAATATGGTATTGGTTCAAAAAagtttaacaaaaatgtatgGCGTTATTCTTTGATATCTAAGAAATGGATTCTTGAGACAGT tatgccAGTTGAGAGAAGACATATGATTACCGTGtttttgaaagacaaattatATCTTGTGGGCGGTGTGGGGCGGCTTCGACAAGACCGGCAGACTATTGATATCTACGATATTTATACag GTGTGTGGACATCATCACGTGCGAAGATAACATCTTTTACAGGTGTTCCTcaacatttcatttttaatgataaattaattatacaacaGAATAATACTAATATGATTTACCATATGTATTTTCCTGATGAAGATGTATGTGAAACTTTGAGTGCATTTATCTCATGTACACCTAACATAAATGCCAACATATCAGAATCATACGGAATACGGATCCTTAGACATACGACAGCCGACATACCAATACTGACCCTTAAACATATGTCATGTTACATtg ATGTTGTTGACCAAGATGAAATGGCTTTAAAAGTTGTCACAGAGACATGCAACGTGGAAggttgtaataatataataaataccttTTTGAAATCATACCATGAAAGGGTGGAGgggagagatatatataaagaagaaaactctgatttatattacttattgcaTGCAAAGTGCGCTGAATGGTTTCTAACTCCATTCTTTCACTTCACTCATTCTTTCAATTATAAAGACCGACCAGCAATACTATTATGTAAAGGTACTGACGAGAGAGACCCCTTAAGGAAGTTACACCTGCATAGTATTCCTATTCAAGAACCAAGAAAGTTCCGTTCCTTGTTACTTACCAAGAAGAACTTAactaaaaaactttttaatatacatcATCCAGCTTACTTGCACACAACAAACTTGGATCATATTTGA